Proteins from a single region of Hordeum vulgare subsp. vulgare chromosome 6H, MorexV3_pseudomolecules_assembly, whole genome shotgun sequence:
- the LOC123402206 gene encoding abasic site processing protein HMCES isoform X1, translating to MCGRARCTLSAAQAARAFGFPTTTSSTAAGRGGGDGGGDAPAVRTLQMDRFRPSYNVTPGAYLPVGTLRAPAAGDEGGGGGAEERGPVIQCMKWGLVPSFSSKTDKPDHFRMFNARSESIKEKASFRRLIPKNRCLVAVEGFYEWKKDGSKKQPYYIHFRDERPLVFAALFDTWTNSEGETLHTFTILTTHVSTSLKWLHDRMPVILGDEDSANAWLNNSSVKLEEITVPYEGTDLVWYPVTTAMGKTSFQGPGCIKEVKIGPSEKPISNFFTKKAAASVKPEKASGEFTGTESFKTAKEECDDDSGETPLNKTELAHQASSEKQRASSAVVKNEPATLDPQDFYKADEGIKKEDGMLPDDPFGIKRKIEDAGVEVETEMEKSGRSPVTPARKKEKGPKDGQASLFSYFAKK from the exons ATGTGCGGCAGGGCCAGGTGTACCCTCAGCGCGGCCCAGGCAGCCAGGGCCTTTGGCTTCCcgaccaccacctcctccaccgccgccggccgaggcggcggcgacggaggaggagacgcCCCCGCCGTACGGACGCTCCAGATGGACCG GTTCCGGCCGTCGTACAACGTGACGCCGGGGGCGTACCTGCCGGTGGGGACTCTGCGAGCGCCGGCGGCGGGagacgaaggaggaggtggaggtgcgGAGGAGCGAGGCCCGGTTATCCAGTGCATGAAGTGGGGGCTCGTCCCCAGCTTCTCAAGCAAGACCGACAAGCCCGACCATTTCAGGATG TTCAATGCCAGATCAGAATCTATAAAGGAAAAGGCTTCATTTAGGCGACTTATCCCCAAGAATAGGTGCCTTGTTGCAGTAGAAGG GTTCTATGAGTGGAAAAAGGATGGATCCAAAAAGCAACCATATTACATTCATTTCCGGGATGAGAGACCTCTTGTGTTTGCTGCCCTCTTTGACACCTGGACAAACTCAGAAG GAGAGACCCTCCATACATTTACTATTTTGACTACTCATGTTTCTACTTCTTTGAAATGGCTTCATG ATAGAATGCCGGTAATCTTGGGCGATGAAGACTCTGCTAATGCTTGGTTGAACAATAGCTCCGTGAAGCTGGAAGAAATAACTGTACCCTATGAAGGAACTGATTTA GTTTGGTATCCAGTGACAACTGCAATGGGTAAAACATCATTTCAGGGTCCTGGTTGCATCAAAGAG GTGAAAATAGGACCCAGTGAAAAGCCAATTTCAAATTTCTTCACCAAGAAAGCAGCCGCATCAGTGaagccggagaaggcatcgggagAGTTTACAGGAACAGAATCCTTCAAGACCGCGAAAGAGGAGTGtgatgatgattctggtgaaaccCCACTGAACAAAACAGAGCTGGCACACCAGGCTTCTTCAGAGAAGCAACGTGCTTCAAGTGCAGTAGTTAAGAACGAACCCGCCACTTTGGATCCGCAAGATTTCTATAAAGCTGATGAAGGTATTAAGAAAGAAGATGGGATGTTGCCTGATGATCCTTtcggcatcaagaggaagatagaGGATGCCGGAGTCGAGGTGGAGACGGAGATGGAGAAGAGCGGGAGATCGCCAGTCACCCCtgcgaggaaaaaggagaagggcCCGAAGGATGGGCAAGCGTCGCTGTTTTCCTACTTTGCAAAGAAGTAG
- the LOC123402206 gene encoding abasic site processing protein HMCES isoform X2 — translation MCGRARCTLSAAQAARAFGFPTTTSSTAAGRGGGDGGGDAPAVRTLQMDRFRPSYNVTPGAYLPVGTLRAPAAGDEGGGGGAEERGPVIQCMKWGLVPSFSSKTDKPDHFRMFNARSESIKEKASFRRLIPKNRCLVAVEGFYEWKKDGSKKQPYYIHFRDERPLVFAALFDTWTNSEDRMPVILGDEDSANAWLNNSSVKLEEITVPYEGTDLVWYPVTTAMGKTSFQGPGCIKEVKIGPSEKPISNFFTKKAAASVKPEKASGEFTGTESFKTAKEECDDDSGETPLNKTELAHQASSEKQRASSAVVKNEPATLDPQDFYKADEGIKKEDGMLPDDPFGIKRKIEDAGVEVETEMEKSGRSPVTPARKKEKGPKDGQASLFSYFAKK, via the exons ATGTGCGGCAGGGCCAGGTGTACCCTCAGCGCGGCCCAGGCAGCCAGGGCCTTTGGCTTCCcgaccaccacctcctccaccgccgccggccgaggcggcggcgacggaggaggagacgcCCCCGCCGTACGGACGCTCCAGATGGACCG GTTCCGGCCGTCGTACAACGTGACGCCGGGGGCGTACCTGCCGGTGGGGACTCTGCGAGCGCCGGCGGCGGGagacgaaggaggaggtggaggtgcgGAGGAGCGAGGCCCGGTTATCCAGTGCATGAAGTGGGGGCTCGTCCCCAGCTTCTCAAGCAAGACCGACAAGCCCGACCATTTCAGGATG TTCAATGCCAGATCAGAATCTATAAAGGAAAAGGCTTCATTTAGGCGACTTATCCCCAAGAATAGGTGCCTTGTTGCAGTAGAAGG GTTCTATGAGTGGAAAAAGGATGGATCCAAAAAGCAACCATATTACATTCATTTCCGGGATGAGAGACCTCTTGTGTTTGCTGCCCTCTTTGACACCTGGACAAACTCAGAAG ATAGAATGCCGGTAATCTTGGGCGATGAAGACTCTGCTAATGCTTGGTTGAACAATAGCTCCGTGAAGCTGGAAGAAATAACTGTACCCTATGAAGGAACTGATTTA GTTTGGTATCCAGTGACAACTGCAATGGGTAAAACATCATTTCAGGGTCCTGGTTGCATCAAAGAG GTGAAAATAGGACCCAGTGAAAAGCCAATTTCAAATTTCTTCACCAAGAAAGCAGCCGCATCAGTGaagccggagaaggcatcgggagAGTTTACAGGAACAGAATCCTTCAAGACCGCGAAAGAGGAGTGtgatgatgattctggtgaaaccCCACTGAACAAAACAGAGCTGGCACACCAGGCTTCTTCAGAGAAGCAACGTGCTTCAAGTGCAGTAGTTAAGAACGAACCCGCCACTTTGGATCCGCAAGATTTCTATAAAGCTGATGAAGGTATTAAGAAAGAAGATGGGATGTTGCCTGATGATCCTTtcggcatcaagaggaagatagaGGATGCCGGAGTCGAGGTGGAGACGGAGATGGAGAAGAGCGGGAGATCGCCAGTCACCCCtgcgaggaaaaaggagaagggcCCGAAGGATGGGCAAGCGTCGCTGTTTTCCTACTTTGCAAAGAAGTAG